The following nucleotide sequence is from Myxosarcina sp. GI1.
TTCCCTATAGCTGAATTGGGATAATTTGCTCAAATATGTAAAAAGCGAAACCGAATGTTCTATAAATCTATTAAAAAGGCTCAATTGAAATAGGTTCATCTATCTGCTTGGCATCAACTGGAGGAACAAAGATAAATGTTTTGCTATTCACTGACGGTAATCTTTTTATTTGAATAGCATTTTCTTTTATAGCAAGATTTATTCCATTTTCTTGACCATAAAGATGTACAGATTCTATAGCGGCTGTGTCAGGTTTAACGTAGGCAGTTACTTTAAAATTTTGCTTCCGCGCAAAATATTCATAAGTTTCGTATTGAGTTTGAGCTATAGTTTTGAATTCACTTTTTACTTCTTTGTAATTAGCTTGCAGTTCTGATTCTATAGCTTGAGTTAATTCAGCTTTTGAAAGATTCTGCCAATTACGATCGCGTTTCGCATTATTTCTTAGTTCCAAGGATAAATTAGTTAACAAGCCAATAAAAAAATCATCTTTATAGCCAGTAAAATCTTCATGACTCATGACAGAATATATCTGTCGCTTGCGGTCATAAATCCATACTTTGCTGCCATTTGAAACAATAATATATTGTGTACCTATCGAACCGTCAGAGCGATGAAACGTTATCTGAGAGCGAATTTTATTTGGTGCTTCCATAATTGTTTTTTCAGCGCGAACACTTATGCTACCGCCATCAAAATCACCAGTTATTGTTAGTTCTGACTGCATTAAATAGCGATCGCTTGCCAAAAAGTTACCTAAAGCTCTAGATAATAAATTTATACTTTTTCTTTTTAGCTCCCAAGTACATAGTTCCCGATCGAAGTCCTGAGAGTCGCAAAATTGCTCGATAGAATTTGAATCTAGTGCCTTAACTCCTGAAATATTTAGCAGTAAGATTGGCACTAAAATAAATATATATTTGTATTTCATTAAACCAAGATTTAGTAATTTTTCTCCACCATCTTGGCGTGTTAGATTAGAGTGAATGGCGATCGCGATCGCAACAATTAAAGCTAATACCAATTCTCAAAAGTAACTGGAGAGTTTGTACGAGCAAATAATTTTGGAGACAGGAGACAAAAGACAGAATACGCAGGGTATACAAAACTTATTTTTAGTAGAAAAAATTTTTCTATCTATTTAGCTGCTAATGAAAATTAATATAAATAACCTAACAATTTCAGTCGCCATCCTAAAAACAGAGGTGTAGTGTTGGCGTAAAAATAGTAGAAAACAAAGCAGCAATCGAACTTAAATCTTAACTGGCACTTTTGCCAAAGCCGCACTAATCGTTACAGAATTCGATCCAGCTAAATGAACTCGTTCGCTAAGATAGCGTTTCCAGGCTTTAGTTCCTGGCTGTCCTGCAAATAGCTGTAGCATGTGACGGGTAATTGAATTTAGTCTGACTCCTTGGCTTAAGCAGCGATCGATATAGGGAAGCATAGCTTCGACAACCTGATGGCGAGTAGGTATTTTAGTATTTTCGCCATATATGTCTCTGTCTGCGGTAACAAAAAGATAGGGGTTGTCATAAGCAGCACGTCCGACCATTACCCCGTCTACAGACTGCAAATGCTCTTTAATTTGTGCCATTGTCGTAATTCCCCCGTTGATTTCGATAAATAGCTGGGGAAATTCCTGTTTAAGTCGGTAAACATCTTCGTAGCGCAAGGGGGGGACATCGCGGTTTTCTTTGGGACTCAAACCTTGTAGCCACGCTTTACGAGCATGAACGCTAAAATGCTGGCAGCCTGCTTCGGAGACAATTCTGACGAATTCTTTCATATCTTCGTAGCGATCGCGCTCGTCAATACCGATACGATGTTTTACAGTTACGGGTATGTTTGTCGCTTTTTGCATCGCTGCTACTCCAGCAGCGACTAATTCTGGTTTCGCCATCAAACAAGCACCAAAGTTGCCGTTTTGGACTCTAGAACTAGGACAGCCAACATTAAGATTAATCGCATCATAACCCCAATCTGCTCCAATCTTGGCGCACTCGGCTAACTCTTGTGGGTTATCTCCCCCAAGCTGTAAAACTAAAGGTTTTTCTTCGGTGGAAAAATCCAATAGCTTGTGGCGATCGCCATGAGTAATTGCCGCCGTCGTAATCATTTCGGTGTAAAGTACGGTACGACGGGTAATTAAGCGTATTAAATAGCGAAAATGACGGTCGGTGCGATCCATCATCGGCGCAATACTAAGAGGACACTTAATTCGATCCAATTGACTCATCATTCATTTGCGGTTAACTGCTCCTGTTTGTGGCGATCGCTTACTCTCCTCAATACTCCATTAATAAAGCGAAAGCCATCTTCGTCTGAGTAGCGTTTGGCTAGTTCCACTGCCTCGTCGATGGCTACTTTGACGGGGACTTCAAGATACAACATTTCGGCAACGGAAATAACTAACAAGTCGCGGTCTATTTTTGCCAGACGATTTAGTTGCCATGCTACCAGGGCGGCTTCAATTTGTTTTTCAATTTCTTGTCGATTGCGTCTGACAGTAGCAATAATTTCTAAAGCATATTCTCTGACCTGTTCCTGGTTGGTCAGTTCGATAAATTCGGGTAGTTCTGCCGCTACACCCAAACGATTGATTGCCGACTGAGAAAGCTTTAATGCTTCACTCAACATGGCTCTAGCGCGTTCGAGATCGCTGGCGCGAGTTTGGCTGTTTAAGAGACGCTCATCGCCGCGTTTGACTTCTGCCGTTGCGGTTTCCAGTGTCTCTCGCACTTCTGTCGTCAGAGTACGAATAGCTGCCAAAACCAAATTATTTAAATCTTCGGTTTCGAGTTTATTGGTATTAGTTTTAATTTGACTGATGCTTAGTAGTGCCAATTCACGGGCAACACTTCGGGGTTG
It contains:
- the dusA gene encoding tRNA dihydrouridine(20/20a) synthase DusA → MMSQLDRIKCPLSIAPMMDRTDRHFRYLIRLITRRTVLYTEMITTAAITHGDRHKLLDFSTEEKPLVLQLGGDNPQELAECAKIGADWGYDAINLNVGCPSSRVQNGNFGACLMAKPELVAAGVAAMQKATNIPVTVKHRIGIDERDRYEDMKEFVRIVSEAGCQHFSVHARKAWLQGLSPKENRDVPPLRYEDVYRLKQEFPQLFIEINGGITTMAQIKEHLQSVDGVMVGRAAYDNPYLFVTADRDIYGENTKIPTRHQVVEAMLPYIDRCLSQGVRLNSITRHMLQLFAGQPGTKAWKRYLSERVHLAGSNSVTISAALAKVPVKI
- the nusB gene encoding transcription antitermination factor NusB → MPLRKQPRSVARELALLSISQIKTNTNKLETEDLNNLVLAAIRTLTTEVRETLETATAEVKRGDERLLNSQTRASDLERARAMLSEALKLSQSAINRLGVAAELPEFIELTNQEQVREYALEIIATVRRNRQEIEKQIEAALVAWQLNRLAKIDRDLLVISVAEMLYLEVPVKVAIDEAVELAKRYSDEDGFRFINGVLRRVSDRHKQEQLTANE